A segment of the Candidatus Andeanibacterium colombiense genome:
CCCTCCACCGTCTCGATCCGGCAGCCGATCACCGGGCGCAATTTGACCTGCCTTGCCGCGCTGTGAATGCGGACCACACCCGCCATCGTATTGCCGTCGGCGATGCCGATCGCATCGTAGCCCATCGCCCGCGCGGTGCTGACCAGTTCTGTCGCTTCCGATGCCCCGCGCAGGAAGGAAAAGCAGCTGACCAGCCCCAGCTCGACGAAGGGTGCGCGCGCAGGTTGTTCCAGCGCTTCGGTATCGACGTCGATTCTGGGGCGGCTCGGCGTAAGCGGAATATCGGGCATCAGGCGAACAACCCCTGCAAAAACCACTGCGGATCCCCGCCACGGCCATCGCCGAAGACGCCATGACGCCAGATCCAGTATCTCCGCCCCTCGCCATCCTCGATCCGGTAATAGTCGCGCAGCCGCGCGGTCGAGCGTTCGCGCCACCATTCCGGGGCGATCCGTTCGGGTCCTTCGACCCGCGCAATATCGTGCACCGCACCGCGCCAGCTGAAACGCTTCGGCGTACCGTCGGGGGCTGCATAAAGCACCGCGATTTCCTCGGGCCGGTCGAGCAATTTCAAGGGCCTTTCGTGGAAAGTGAATTCCTCCTGTGAAGATTTCTGCTCCAGCGGCGGGCGCCAGCGCTGGGCGCGCTCGGGGATATGGCTCGCATGGAGGACCGGGCGCCGCACCGCGCCTTCGCCGAGCCGCACCGTCAACCGGTCGATGCAGGCGGCAAGCGAGGTGCCTTCGGCGTCGACCGCCTCGATATCCCCCTGCTCGAGGGCCAGCACCTCGCACCAGGGCGCGCGCATCCGCACCAGCTCGATCCCGAAGCCGGCATCGACATCGTCGAGCTTGGCGCCGAACAGCCGCGCGATATGGGCCGGATCGCGCGTAGCGGCGGCGAATTCGAGCGGGCGGATCGCGGTCTCGCCATCGACCCGCCACAGGCCGATTTCAAGCCGGCGGGCACCTTCACCCCGCGCTTCGAGCAGTTTCGCCATGTCGACTGCGAGATCGGCCACGACCGTGTCGAGCAATTCCCGGTGGCGGATCGGTTCGAGCAGGCGGCGCTGTGCCAGCGGAATTTCCTCCTGCACCACCGGCAGCAATGGCTCCGCCATTCGGCCAAGCAATTGGTCGAGCCGGATCAGCGGATTGGCTGATGGGTCACGCCGGTTGCGGAAGCGGCGCTGAAGCGCGTCACGGCCGATGGAATCGAGGTCGCCGATCCGTTTGAGGCCGAGGCGGCGAAGAACCAGCAGGACATCCGGATTGAGGCGAAGCCCTGCCACCGGCAGCCGGTCGAGCAGCGCCTCTTCCCCAGCCTGCATGATCGGCCGCCGGCGCGCGCAATGCGCCAGCGCCCAGGCCGCCCCGCAGGTCGGCGCGATCGCGAGCCGGGCAGCCAGCCCGCGCGAGACAAGCCACGCCTGCGCCTCATCCAGCATCGCCCGCTCACCGCCGAACAGATGCGCCACTGCGGTCACGTCGACCAGCAACCCATCGGGTGCATCGACCGCGCTCCACGGACCCCAGCGCTGCGCCCACAACGCAAGCCGTTCGAGGAACGCCGCATCCCCTTCGGGATCGGACACTCGCACCGCCAGCGACGGGCATACGCTGCGCGCATCGGCGAGCAGCATTTCCGCGCGCACGCCCCTTGCGAGCGCCGCCGCGTTCACTGCCTCGAGCCGCGGACCGTGCGCGGTTTCGGCCACCAGCGCGAGTGGGCCGGCATCGCCCCCTTCGCCCTCGGCGCAGTTTTCAGAATGCCGCCAGCGATCGATCGCCAGGCGCGGCAGCCAGATCGCCATGATCCGGCGCCGCGCCGTGGGCTGTGCTGGCGACGAGCTTCGTACCGTCATCGCGCAAAATCCATTCTCCTTGCCGGCATCCGCGCGCGCGGAAGAGCTCCGCACGCCAGCTCGGCGTTCCTGGTGCCTCGGCGTTCCAGGGCTTGGGCGGCGAAGCGGAGGACCGCACCTCCCACCGCATCCGCGCCGAGGACAGATCGCGCTGGGCATCGAGCCGGATGAGGAACAGCGGCACCCCATAGCGCTCCGCCGCAAGGCTCAGCCTTCGCGAGGCGGTGAGGCCGAGCGCCTTCGGATTGCCCGCCAACTCCCCGATCACACAGGCGAGGTCGCGGCAGCGCAGCCCCTCTTCCAAAGCGAACAAGGCATCCTCGGGGCTTTTCGCCGCGACATGGATCACCCGCGCGCGCAGTTCCGCCGGAAGCCCCGGACGGTAGGGCCGCCCGTTCAGGCGAATCGCATTCCTGTCCTGCACCCACAGAATCGAGCCCCGATTCTCGGCAAGACCGGCCACACGCATGCCATCGAGCGCAAAGGCCAACGCCGCCCCCGCTCCGCCGGCTTCCTTTGCCTCAGCGAAAATCTCGCTGTGGCGCGCGACCGGGAGGCCCGGTTGCCAATGCGAAATCGCGGCAAGGGCATCTTGCCCAAAAGCGGCAGGAAGTGGGACGGCGGTCATACGAATCGGAACATCCGGAAATTATGTTCTCATTATGTTCCAATCAATCGGGCTAGGCAAGCCGCTCCCAAGCCGCCACCAGATCGTCGATATCGAGCTTGGGGCCGACTCGCCCGATCAGTTCCGCGAATTCCTCGAACCCGGCGATCTCGCACGTCTCGCTGCCATCCGTGCGCTCGACCGTCAGCATCCGGTCGAACAATCCATAACGCGTGTCACCGCGATAGGCGTTCAGCAGCAGATGCGATGAGAACGGCGCATCGCTCCAGGTCGCGCAGAGGTGGTGGGCGGCAGCGACCTCGCCGTCGGTGACATAGGCCGTGTCGAAGCCGTAGAGCTGCAGCCACTCGCCCCCGTCGAGCCGTTCCAGCACCACTTCCCCGCTCGCGGGGGTGTCGATGAAGCGATAGGTGCCGTTGGGCGCCTGCTGCGGTTCCCGCACCGCAAGGTCGAGCGGAACCAGCGAGCCCGGCCCGCCGAAGCCGGCATCGGCGAGGGACTCCTGCCCATCTGCTTCGACCCGCAGGATCAGATGGCTGCGCGGCGCCTGCTCCCCGCCCCGCATCCGCACCCGCGCGAGCATCCGCCGCGGCGCGAACCCCGCGGCTTCGAGCGCCGCCTTGAACAGCGAGTTGAGTTCGAAGCAGTATCCGCCCCGCCCGCGTTCGACCACTTTCGCGAAAATATTCTCCACCCCGAGCAAGGGCACTCGCCCGAGCAGCGGATCGAAATTCTCGAACGTCACCGCGCGCAATTGCGCCTGCTGCATCGCTGCCAGCCCGGCGATGCCCGGGCGAATCCTATCGAGCCCGATCCGGGCAAGGTAAGCCCCGAGATCGAACGGCATGCTCAGGCTTGCGCGTCACCCGGTGCCGGCGCGCCCGGCATCGGCGCGACCGCCACGGGCGGCGCGTCCGGATCGAGTTCCGGCACCTCGACGATCCCGCGAGCGAGATTGCTGTGCGCGCGGCTGTAGAAGAAATAGATCACCAGCCCGATCGCACCCCATATCGGCAGGAACAGCATTGCCTGCGTCGGCAGGTTGAAGAACAGGAACACGCAGCCGAGGATCGTCGCCGGACCGACGATCCACACGGCCGGCACCTTGAAGTGACGTTTGCGGGCCGCATCGGTCTTGCGCAGCACCAATAGCGCGATCGCCACCATCATGAAGGCGTAAAGCGTTCCGGCATTGGAGATGTCCGCAAGCTGCCCGACGGGGAAGAACGCGGCCGCTACGGCCACCAGCCCGCCGGTGATCGCAGTGACAATGTGAGGCGTCTTGAATTTGGGATGTACCGTGCTCAGCACTTCGGGCAGCAGCCCGTCGCGGCTCATCACGAAGAAGATGCGGGTCTGGCCGAACAGCAGCACGAGGATTACCGAAGGCAGCGCAAGGAAGGCCGCGATGCCCAGCATATTACCCACGCCCGAAAAGCCGATCGTGCGCAGCACATGGGCCAGCGCTTCGTTCGAACAGACCAGCGCCTGCGCATGTTCGACCATCGCGCATTGGCGGGCGAGTTCTTCCGAACCGGCCGGAAACGGCACGCCGTTCGGCCCCATGATCGGCTGCCCGCCGATGGTGGCGATCGCGCCGCCGGCGACGAGGATGTAGAACACGGTACAGATCAGCAGCGATCCGATCAGGCCGATCGGCACGTTGCGTTGCGGGTTCTTGGTCTCTTCAGCCGCAGTCGAGACGGAATCGAAGCCGACATAGGCGAAAAAGATCGTCGCCGCCGCGCCGACCGCACCGACGCCGGTGCCGAAGCCCCCGAACACGCCGGCCGGCAGGAAGGGGTTGAAATTGGCGGCCGAGAACGACGGGCTGGTGTAGGTCAGCGCGACGAAAGCGGTCAGCGCGACGATTTTGATCACCACCAGCACCGCATTGACCTTGGCGCTTTCGCTGGTGCCGACGATCAGCAGGCCGGTAACCAGCAGCGCGATCACGAAGGCCGGAAGGTTGATTACCCCGCCCGCCGCGCCGCCAAGCGCGAGCGGCCCCGCTTCGAGCGCCGCGGGTAGGTCCAGATGTAAAAAGCCGTGCAGGATCGTGCCGGTGAAATAGCCCGACCACCCGACCGACACCGCAGCCGCCGCGATCGCATATTCCATGATCAGCGCCCAGCCCACGGTCCAGGCGAGCAGCTCGCCGAGCGTCGCGTAGCTGTAGGTATAGGCGCTGCCCGCGACCGGGATCATCGAGGCGATCTCGGCATAGCACAGCGCGGCCACCACGCAGATCGCCCCTGCGATCGCAAACGCCAGCATCAGGCCCGGACCGGCCTTCTGCGCGCCAGCCGAAGTCAGCACGAAGATACCGGTGCCGATCACGCTGCCGATCCCGAGCAGGGTGAGCTGGAACCAGCCGAGCGAACGATGGAGCGATTTCTTCTCGGCGGTCGCGAGGATCGCATCGAGCGGTTTGACACGGCCGAACATAGTAATTCCCTCACAACCCCGAAGTTAACGCCGGAAGCTAGCGACAACCCGGCCTTTGGCAAGGGGTTACGGTCACCCTTCCCCGATCTCTCGCCAGCGTCTAGAACCCCGTCATGTCCACCACCTTCACGCTCGACACCTCGACCAGTCGCGCCAACCCCACTCCGGCGCCGATGCGGCGGCTCACAGTTCCCAAATTGCGCGCGCGCAAGGTCGATGGGGTTACGGCCGAGCCGATCGTGATGCTGACCGCCTATACCGCGCGCCAGGCGCAATTGCTCGACCGGCACTGCGACATATTACTGGTCGGGGATTCGCTCGGCCAGGTGATTTACGGCCTGCCGTCGAGCGTACCGGTGACGCTCGACATGATGGCCAACCACGGCGCGGCGGTGGTGCGCGGATCGTATCACGCAGTGGTCGCGGTTGATATGCCGTTCGGCTCCTATGAACAGTCCCCGGCGCAGGCCTTCGAAAGCGCCTCCTTCCTGCTCAAGCAGACCGGCTGTGCGGCGGTGAAGCTCGAAGGCGGGGCGGCGATGGCGGAGACCGTCGCTTTCCTGGTCCAGCGCGGCGTGCCGGTGATGGGGCATGTCGGACTGACCCCGCAGGCGGTTAACGTACTCGGTGGCTACGGCCCGCGCGGCCGCAGCGCGGCGGAGGCGGAGAAGATCGTCGGCGATGCCAAGACGCTCGACGAGGCGGGCGCTTTCGCGATCGTGGTTGAAGGCGTGGTCGAACCGCTCGCCATCGAACTTACCCGAGGGGTGAAATGCCCGACCATCGGCATCGGCGCTTCGGCGCATTGCGATGGCCAGGTGCTGGTGACCGAAGACATGCTCGGCATGTTCGAACGCGTCCCGCGGTTCGTGAAACGCTATGAAGAAATCGCGGCAACCATCTCGGCTGCGGCCGAAAACTATGCCAGGGACGTTCGCGCGCGCGCCTTCCCCGGTGCCGCGCAGACCTATCAGCCCGAATAGAAAGCCCTTCCCTTGCTGAGTCACTTCCGCGGACCGATCCTTTTCGCCATCGTCTGCCTGCTGCTGGCGGGGTGGTACGGCTATGCCAGCACCGGGACGATGGCCGGCATGGTCCAGGTGCTGTGGATCGTGGTCGTGCTCTCGGTGCTCGAAGTTTCACTCAGCTTCGACAATGCGGTGGTCAACGCGACCGTGCTCAAAGACATGGATCCGGTATGGCAGAAGCGCTTCCTCACCTGGGGCATGGTGATCGCGGTCTATGGCATGTACATCGTGTTCCCGCTGGCGATCGTCGCGATCGCGGCCGGGCTTGGGCCGATCGAAGCCGCCAGGCTCTCGCTCGAGGATCCGGAGCGCTACGAACAGATCGTTTCCTCCGCCCATGTCGGCATCGCCGCCTTCGGCGGTGCTTTCCTCGGCATGGTCGGACTGAAATTCTTCTTCGACGAGGAGAAGGACATTCACTGGATCCATGCGATCGAGGAGCGGCTTTCGCGCTTCGCGGCGATTCCGGCACTTGAGATCGCGGTGCTGCTGCTGGCGCTGTGGGGCATCTCGACGATGCTGCCGGAGCATTATTCGCACATCGTGCTGGTTGCCGGCATCCTCGGGATCGTCTGCTTCATCGCGGTCGACGGACTCGGCACGGTGCTCAAATTGCGCGAGCAGCGGATGATGGCGGCCGGAACCGCCGTTCATGCCGGGCTCGGCGGGTTCCTCTACCTCAATGTGCTCGACGCCTCGTTCAGCTTCGATGCGGTGATCGGAGCCTTCGCACTGTCCAACAACATGGTCGTGATCGCGCTCGGCCTGTCGATCGGCGCGATGTTCGTGCGGGCGATGACGGTGATGCTGGTCAAGAAGGGCACACTGACCGAATATCATTTCCTCGAACACGGCGCGTTCTGGGCGATCCTCGCGCTGTCAGCGATCATGCTCGCATCGGTCCGGTTCGAAATCCCGGAAGCGGTGACCGGGCTGATCGGCGCGCTCTTCATCGGCCTCGCAATCTGGTGGTCGAGTCGGCA
Coding sequences within it:
- a CDS encoding DNA polymerase Y family protein translates to MAIWLPRLAIDRWRHSENCAEGEGGDAGPLALVAETAHGPRLEAVNAAALARGVRAEMLLADARSVCPSLAVRVSDPEGDAAFLERLALWAQRWGPWSAVDAPDGLLVDVTAVAHLFGGERAMLDEAQAWLVSRGLAARLAIAPTCGAAWALAHCARRRPIMQAGEEALLDRLPVAGLRLNPDVLLVLRRLGLKRIGDLDSIGRDALQRRFRNRRDPSANPLIRLDQLLGRMAEPLLPVVQEEIPLAQRRLLEPIRHRELLDTVVADLAVDMAKLLEARGEGARRLEIGLWRVDGETAIRPLEFAAATRDPAHIARLFGAKLDDVDAGFGIELVRMRAPWCEVLALEQGDIEAVDAEGTSLAACIDRLTVRLGEGAVRRPVLHASHIPERAQRWRPPLEQKSSQEEFTFHERPLKLLDRPEEIAVLYAAPDGTPKRFSWRGAVHDIARVEGPERIAPEWWRERSTARLRDYYRIEDGEGRRYWIWRHGVFGDGRGGDPQWFLQGLFA
- a CDS encoding arylamine N-acetyltransferase, encoding MPFDLGAYLARIGLDRIRPGIAGLAAMQQAQLRAVTFENFDPLLGRVPLLGVENIFAKVVERGRGGYCFELNSLFKAALEAAGFAPRRMLARVRMRGGEQAPRSHLILRVEADGQESLADAGFGGPGSLVPLDLAVREPQQAPNGTYRFIDTPASGEVVLERLDGGEWLQLYGFDTAYVTDGEVAAAHHLCATWSDAPFSSHLLLNAYRGDTRYGLFDRMLTVERTDGSETCEIAGFEEFAELIGRVGPKLDIDDLVAAWERLA
- a CDS encoding amino acid permease, with translation MFGRVKPLDAILATAEKKSLHRSLGWFQLTLLGIGSVIGTGIFVLTSAGAQKAGPGLMLAFAIAGAICVVAALCYAEIASMIPVAGSAYTYSYATLGELLAWTVGWALIMEYAIAAAAVSVGWSGYFTGTILHGFLHLDLPAALEAGPLALGGAAGGVINLPAFVIALLVTGLLIVGTSESAKVNAVLVVIKIVALTAFVALTYTSPSFSAANFNPFLPAGVFGGFGTGVGAVGAAATIFFAYVGFDSVSTAAEETKNPQRNVPIGLIGSLLICTVFYILVAGGAIATIGGQPIMGPNGVPFPAGSEELARQCAMVEHAQALVCSNEALAHVLRTIGFSGVGNMLGIAAFLALPSVILVLLFGQTRIFFVMSRDGLLPEVLSTVHPKFKTPHIVTAITGGLVAVAAAFFPVGQLADISNAGTLYAFMMVAIALLVLRKTDAARKRHFKVPAVWIVGPATILGCVFLFFNLPTQAMLFLPIWGAIGLVIYFFYSRAHSNLARGIVEVPELDPDAPPVAVAPMPGAPAPGDAQA
- the panB gene encoding 3-methyl-2-oxobutanoate hydroxymethyltransferase, with product MSTTFTLDTSTSRANPTPAPMRRLTVPKLRARKVDGVTAEPIVMLTAYTARQAQLLDRHCDILLVGDSLGQVIYGLPSSVPVTLDMMANHGAAVVRGSYHAVVAVDMPFGSYEQSPAQAFESASFLLKQTGCAAVKLEGGAAMAETVAFLVQRGVPVMGHVGLTPQAVNVLGGYGPRGRSAAEAEKIVGDAKTLDEAGAFAIVVEGVVEPLAIELTRGVKCPTIGIGASAHCDGQVLVTEDMLGMFERVPRFVKRYEEIAATISAAAENYARDVRARAFPGAAQTYQPE
- a CDS encoding DUF475 domain-containing protein, whose translation is MLSHFRGPILFAIVCLLLAGWYGYASTGTMAGMVQVLWIVVVLSVLEVSLSFDNAVVNATVLKDMDPVWQKRFLTWGMVIAVYGMYIVFPLAIVAIAAGLGPIEAARLSLEDPERYEQIVSSAHVGIAAFGGAFLGMVGLKFFFDEEKDIHWIHAIEERLSRFAAIPALEIAVLLLALWGISTMLPEHYSHIVLVAGILGIVCFIAVDGLGTVLKLREQRMMAAGTAVHAGLGGFLYLNVLDASFSFDAVIGAFALSNNMVVIALGLSIGAMFVRAMTVMLVKKGTLTEYHFLEHGAFWAILALSAIMLASVRFEIPEAVTGLIGALFIGLAIWWSSRHNKQAAAEAG